The Arachis ipaensis cultivar K30076 chromosome B10, Araip1.1, whole genome shotgun sequence DNA window TTAAATACATTATTAGATATTAACATAGTTTAGTGAACTGGATGGTAGATTTAACTAATTAGTGTTTATTGCAAATTTGCAATGCTTGTATTTTGGTAAGTTTAGTAAGACAAGGTTTTGTATAagagttattacttttgattttcaataataaaaaattatatattatattaatattttgtttatgagttatataatatttcatttatggattatgattttttgctattgtgaaattttaatcacaaaattatttatttaacgcgataaaaatgacggtaaaaattatttttttaaacgataaaaatGTCATTGTNNNNNNNNNNNNNNNNNNNNNNNNNNNNNNNNNNNNNNNNNNNNNNNNNNNNNNNNNNNNNNNNNNNNNNNNNNNNNNNNNNNNNNNNNNNNNNNNNNNNNNNNNNNNNNNNNNNNNNNNNNNNNNNNNNNNNNNNNNNNNNNNNNNNNNNNNNNNNNNNNNNNNNNNNNNNNNNNNNNNNNNNNNNNNNNNNNNNNNNNNNNNNNNNNNNNNNNNNNNNNNNNNNNNNNNNNNNNNNNNNNNNNNNNNNNNNNNNNNNNNNNNNNNNNNNNNNNNNNNNNNNNNNNNNNNNNNNNNNNNNNNNNNNNNNNNNNNNNNNNNNNNNNNNNNNNNNNNNNNNNNNNNNNNNNNNNNNNNNNNNNNNNNNNNNNNNNNNNNNNNNNNNNNNNNNNNNNNNNNNNNNNNNNNNNNNNNNNNNNNNNNNNNNNNNNNNNNNNNNNNNNNNNNNNNNNNNNNNNNNNNNNNNNNNNNNNNNNNNNNNNNNNNNNNNNNNNNNNNNNNNNNNNNNNNNNNNNNNNNNNNNNNNNNNNNNNNNNNNNNNNNNNNNNNNNNNNNNNNNNNNNNNNNNNNNNNNNNNNNNNNNNNNNNNNNNNNNNNNNNNNNNNNNNNNNNNNNNNNNNNNNNNNNNNNNNNNNNNNNNNNNNNNNNNNNNNNNNNNNNNNNNNNNNNNNNNNNNNNNNNNNNNNNNNNNNNNNNNNNNNNNNNNNNNNNNNNNNNNNNNNNNNNNNNNNNNNNNNNNNNNNNNNNNNNNNNNNNNNNNNNNNNNNNNNNNNNNNNNNNNNNNNNNNNNNNNNNNNNNNNNNNNNNNNNNNNNNNNNNNNNNNNNNNNNNNNNNNNNNNNNNNNNNNNNNNNNNNNNNNNNNNNNNNNNNNNNNNNNNNNNNNNNNNNNNNNNNNNNNNNNNNNNNaaaaaaaaaaacatatttgaGCACAAGCATTATGTAATTACTGATCACCACAATCACAAACAATAGGATGTTTAAGTTTTGTGATTGTTCAATAATTCTGATGGTTTCCACTGACCCAAAGTTCATTGACACAGTTTTCTGCAGGTTTTCTGTGCAGGAATATGGCAAGTTTCGTGTTATGCCTATTAGCGAAGCTGCTGTAGCACTGGCTGAAAGCGGAAAAATTGGTGCCTTAAATTTGCTGTTTAAGCGTCATCCATATTCTTTATCTCCATTTATGTTGGAAATTTTATCTGCCATCCCAGAAACAGTTCCTGCCGAAACATATGTGCAGCTTCTTCCTGGGAGATCTCCTCCTGCTGGTGTTGCAGTGAGGAAAGATGATTGGGTTGAATGTGAGAAGATGGTTTGTTTCATTAACACATCAGTTGAAAGCCATGACATTCAAATCCAAGTCAAAACTGAACCACTTGTTAAACATTTTCTTGGAACTTTTTGGCCATCCATTGATGAGCTCACCAATTGGTATAAAACAAGAGCTAGATTCATGGATGATTTCAGTGGGCAGCTGGATAATTGTTTAAGCTTTCTTGAGTTTGCTCTTCACAAAGGTTTATCTGAGTTGCAGCAATTCCATCAGGATGTCCTATACTTGTATCAAATTATTTATTCTGATGACAGTGATGGCGAAACAAGCTCCAATATGAGTCTTGCCAAGTGGGGAGAGTTGTCGGACTatgataaatttaaatttatgcTTAAGGGAGTCAAAGAGGAGAATGTAAATGAAAGACTACGCAATAGAGCTATTCCTTTTATGCATGGAAAGCTTCACATGGTATCTCTAAGCGGAGATATTAGTCTTCTTGATTCTGCAAATCAAAATATAGAGAAATCATTTCTGGTGAGATGGTTGACAGAAACTGCTTTGGTGAATAAATTGAACATATGCTTGGTGGTTATTGAGGAAGGGTGCAGAAACTTCCAAAGTAATGCCTATTTCAAAAGTGATGTTGAAGCTATTGACTGTGCTTTGCAATGCATATATTTGTCCACAGTTACAGATAGGTGGAGTACAATGGCATCCATTCTATCTAAATTACCTCCGCTACAtggtgagtttggttctaatatcaTAATGGTAATTAGCTCTATAATTTTGCTCATTTATACTCAATATTTCTTAGGGTTTCActagaataattaaataaaaatatcaaagGGGCAAACATATACTTGGGGTTGCTGGTGATATATTTACAGTTTGACACAACTACCAGACTGTAGTTAATTAACTCTATTCGGTTAATCAATTTTCCCCTTCGTAAATGTTGTTAACcactttttttttgttactaTATTTGTTCATTTTTCTGCTAGTACATCTATCACACCTGCTTGCCATCATTTAACACCTTCGTTTGAGTCCATGATTTGGCTGTTGTTAAGAGCTATCTAATGGCTTCTTGGGAAATCTAAAGACTTATATTCCGACAATTATCTTGAAATCAAAATTTCactatttttcaaattttgataAAACATTATTTACATGGTTTTGCTTAATTGATTGCCTTCCATGGTCCTATGCCATGTATCTTCTATCAACCAGTGAGTACCGACTGACACATGTGCATCCAATATCTTTCAGTGTCAACAAAATTTGTCCTCCTATAAACCATTATGTACCATGGCCTCCTTTTAGTTTATATTTGATTGTGATATCATTGTGTTCTTAAGCTGGGTACTTATCCTTTGGATCCCAAAACTTACCAAGTTCCAAGACATTTCTATTCATATCTTATATCTATATGTGCCTGTGCTAGTATGTGCCATTGagtgaattcttgcagatatgatTTGGTATCTAATATTAATCATTGGTTACATTAAAATATGTATTCTTGCGCAGGTACTACAATTCAAATAGTGAACCTTGAGAGAAGACTTAGACTTGCTGAAGGTCATATTGAAGCTGGGAGACTCTTGGCATTCTACCAGGTTGGTAGTTTCTCCTTTCTCGCTATGTAACTCCAAACTGGCATACTTTATGGTTATTTGTATGTCAATGGAAATGTGTATGTCAACATGGTCCGGATTACGAAATTGTTGCTTGGTACTGTTTTTGCCACTTAACTATTTGGCAACATGGTTATAAAGTTCAATATATTGTTTTAGCCATATGTTATGTACTTATTTTATTGTGTTGTCTTTTGTATCGATACAGGTCCCAAAGCCATTAAACTTTTTTGTGGAGGCTGAATCAGATGAGAAGGGTGTCAAACAGATCATTCGCCTTATTTTATCTAAATTTATTCGCCGTCAACCTAGCCGATCTGATAGTGAATGGGCCACTATGTGGCGTGATATGCAATACTTGAGGGAAAAAGCATTTCCTTTCCTGGACCTGGAGtatattttggttgaattttgcaGAGGGCTGCTCAAAGCTGGGAAGTTCTCTCTTGCAAGAAATTACTTGAAGGGTACGAGTTCAGTTTCTTTGGCATCGGAGAAGGCAGAAAGCCTTGTCATTCAAGCAGCTAGGGATTACTTTTTCTCAGCTTCAAGTCTTTCTTGTTCAGAAGTAAGATTTTCTGTTACAACATAGTAATTCTAACATCTAATGTCTAAGACTTGTTCCCAATGCAAAGCATGCTATTGAAGCCATAAATGGGATAATAGATGGAACTgtgcatttttttttgttacatgaTCTCAACTGCATGAATTGGTTAATTACGGTGCTGTAAATTGTTCCAGATCTGGAATGCTAGAGAATGCCTTAACCTATATCCAAATAGTGCAAATGTCAAGGCAGAGGCAGATATTATTGATGCACTTACAGTTAAGCTTCCCAACCTTGGGGTGAACATTCTGCCCATGCAGTTCAGGCAAATAAAGGATCCTATGGAGATTGTGAAAATGGCAATCACAAGTCCAACTGGAGCATATTTTCATGTTGATGAACTTATTGAAGTTGCTAGACTTCTTGGCCTGAGGTCTGCAAATGAAATAGCAGCTGTTGAGGAAGCTATTGCTAGAGAAGCTGCAGTTTCAGGTGATTtgcaatatatatattatttttttttgctttccACATGTCATTCATATCCATATATAATTAGAGCGTATTTCATCTTTTTTGTATACATATACACTTAATATATGATCGTTTTCTGAACTTGAGTCATTTTCTATCtaagattttttttatatgatagAACAAGAAACAAAAATGCTGGAACAAATTCTCGGGATGAAACTCACACAAGAGACCAAGAAATTAAGGCAGGcttgttttaaagttaattacAAAAGGAGGAAACTTTTGGCCTCCAAatcttattcatcatcacttagctaagttaaGCTACTTGTCTTGTATATTCATATTCTAAGTAGTAAAAACAGCACCTATTAGATGATTTAAATACATTATTAGATATTAACATACTTTAGTGAACTGGATGGTAGATTTGACTAATTAGTGTTTATTGCAAATTTGCAATGCTTGTATTTTGGTAAGTTTAGTAAGACAAGGTTTTGTATaggagttattacttttgattttcaataataaaaaattatatattatattaatattttgtttatgagttatataatatttcatttatggattatgattttttgctattgtgaaattttaatcacaaaattatttatttaacgcgataaaaataacagtaaaaattatttttttaaacgataaaaaatgtcACTGTCAGGGTAAAATGGCGATTCATGTCAGGGTAAAAATGGCAGTTCAAAAATGTCGTTTTAACCAATCAAAACGTTATTGTCAgagtaataatggcggttcaaaccgccgttttaacctatccaaaaactgccattttaaccctGGAAATAACGACGGTTTGAAttgccgttttaaccaaccaaaacgccactctgtcagggtaataatggcggttcaaaccgccgttttaacctatccaagaaccgccattttaaccctagaaataacggcggttttgaaccgccgttttaacctattcaaaaaccgccgtaataaccagaatggcaccCAGAATTACGTCGCTTTACGAAACCGCCATtattggtaataatggcggttcaaaccgccgtaaatacaaaaaaaaccgccgtttttaccagaaTTTTTTGTAGTGTTATTGGTCAATgaacgtcctaggaggtcttcctcactaggattcacgtccttctcctcctctctgggttcggccacaccaagtaaggttatggccttgcactctctttttggattctcttctgtattgcttgggagagtactaggaggagtttcagtgactcttttactcagctggcctacttgtgcctccaaatttctaatggaggaccttgtttcattcatgaagcttagagtggctttagatagatcagagactatatttgctaagctagatggattctgctcagaattctctgtctgttgctgagaggatgatggaaaaggcttgctattgctaaacctgtttcttccaccattattaaagccttgttgaggcgtttgttgatccttccatgagaaatttggatgatttctccatgagggattatagctgtttccatagggttctcccatgtaattcacctatgctattgcagggttcttaggatcataagcttcttcttcagaagatgcttctttagtactgttggatgcagcttgcaatccattcagactctgagaaatcatattgacttgctgagtcaatattttattctgagccaatatggcattcagagtatcaatttcaagaactcccttcctctgaggcgtcacattactcacaggattcctttcagaagtgtacatgaactggttatttgtaaccatgtcaatgagttcctgagcttctgcagacgttttctttaggtgaatggatcctcctgcagaatggtccaatgacatttttgacaactcagacagaccatcatagaatatacttatgatgctccattctagaAGCATgttagtaggacaccttttgatcagttgcttgtatctttcccaagcttcatagagggattctccttccttctgtctgaaggtttggatttctactctaagcttgctcatcttttgaggtggaaagaatttggccaggaaagcactgaccaacttatcccaagagtttaggctatctttaggttaagagtccaaccatattctagctctgtctcttacaacaaacgggaaaagcataagcctgtagacctcgggatcaaccccattggtcttaacagtatcacagatttgtaagaattcagttaagaactgaaaaggatcttctgatgaaagtccatgaaacttgcaattctgttgcatcagagaaactaattgaggctttagctcaaaattgtttgctccaatggcagaaattgagatgcttcttccatgtaagttggaatttggtgcagtaaagtcaccaagcatcttccttgcatctccaccattgttattattttcggccatgtctccttctttttcaaaaatttctgtcagattttctccagagagttgtgctttagcttcccttaacttcctcttcagagtcctttcaggtttaggatcggcttcaacaagaatgttcttatccttgttcctgctcatatgaaaaagaagagaacagaaaagaaaatatggaattctctatgtcacagtatagagattccttatgtgagtataagaggagaagaatagaaggaggagaagagaaaaactcgaacacagagaagaagatagggtttgaattatgagtagaagagaagtgttagtagataaataaataaatagaaggaaatAAGAGAGGAGGGAgaaaattcgaatttaatttaaaaataaaagaaaaatatttttgtttttattttaaaatgcagGTAGagttcgaaaattaaaagaaggattaaaattaaaataaaaaattaaaacaattagttaattagaaaaaattttgaaaaagtggataggagttttcgaaaattagagagagaaaattagttaggtggttttgaaaaagatacgattgaaatagaaaacctttaaaaataaaccaaaaagtcaagaagttaattgaaaaagatttgaaaatcaaatttgaaagggtgagaagttagaaaagattttgaaattgattttgaaaaagatatgattgaaaatcattttgaaaaagatttgaattggaaattaaaaatatttgatttttgaaaattgaaattgattacttgactaacaagaaactaaaagatatgattttaaaatttaaagattgaacctttcttaataggcaagtaacaaactcaaaaaatttttgaatcaatcacattaattgttagtaaagattttgaaaaatatggaataaaataagaaaaatatttttgaaaatcaatttaaattttcgaaaatatgaaagaaaaatgaaaaagatttgattttaaaaaaaattgaaaagataggatttttaaattgaaaatttgacttgactcataagaaacaactaaattttaaaaagttttgaaaaagtcaactcaaatttttgaaaatttatgagagaataagggaaagatattttttttatttttgaatttttatgaagagggagaaaaacaacaaaaagactcaaaacatgaaaattataaatcaaaacacacaatgcatgcaagaacactttgaatgtcaagatgaataccaagaacactttgaatgtcaagatgaacaccaagaacactttgaagatcaagatgaataccaagaacttatttttgaaaattttttagaaaagaaaaacatgcaagacaccaa harbors:
- the LOC107620310 gene encoding MAG2-interacting protein 2-like isoform X4: MFKFCDCSIILMVSTDPKFIDTVFCRFSVQEYGKFRVMPISEAAVALAESGKIGALNLLFKRHPYSLSPFMLEILSAIPETVPAETYVQLLPGRSPPAGVAVRKDDWVECEKMVCFINTSVESHDIQIQVKTEPLVKHFLGTFWPSIDELTNWYKTRARFMDDFSGQLDNCLSFLEFALHKGLSELQQFHQDVLYLYQIIYSDDSDGETSSNMSLAKWGELSDYDKFKFMLKGVKEENVNERLRNRAIPFMHGKLHMVSLSGDISLLDSANQNIEKSFLVRWLTETALVNKLNICLVVIEEGCRNFQSNAYFKSDVEAIDCALQCIYLSTVTDRWSTMASILSKLPPLHGTTIQIVNLERRLRLAEGHIEAGRLLAFYQVPKPLNFFVEAESDEKGVKQIIRLILSKFIRRQPSRSDSEWATMWRDMQYLREKAFPFLDLEYILVEFCRGLLKAGKFSLARNYLKDLEC
- the LOC107620310 gene encoding MAG2-interacting protein 2-like isoform X1 — encoded protein: MFKFCDCSIILMVSTDPKFIDTVFCRFSVQEYGKFRVMPISEAAVALAESGKIGALNLLFKRHPYSLSPFMLEILSAIPETVPAETYVQLLPGRSPPAGVAVRKDDWVECEKMVCFINTSVESHDIQIQVKTEPLVKHFLGTFWPSIDELTNWYKTRARFMDDFSGQLDNCLSFLEFALHKGLSELQQFHQDVLYLYQIIYSDDSDGETSSNMSLAKWGELSDYDKFKFMLKGVKEENVNERLRNRAIPFMHGKLHMVSLSGDISLLDSANQNIEKSFLVRWLTETALVNKLNICLVVIEEGCRNFQSNAYFKSDVEAIDCALQCIYLSTVTDRWSTMASILSKLPPLHGTTIQIVNLERRLRLAEGHIEAGRLLAFYQVPKPLNFFVEAESDEKGVKQIIRLILSKFIRRQPSRSDSEWATMWRDMQYLREKAFPFLDLEYILVEFCRGLLKAGKFSLARNYLKGTSSVSLASEKAESLVIQAARDYFFSASSLSCSEIWNARECLNLYPNSANVKAEADIIDALTVKLPNLGVNILPMQFRQIKDPMEIVKMAITSPTGAYFHVDELIEVARLLGLRSANEIAAVEEAIAREAAVSGDLQYIYYFFLLSTCHSYPYIIRAYFIFFVYIYT
- the LOC107620310 gene encoding MAG2-interacting protein 2-like isoform X2 — translated: MFKFCDCSIILMVSTDPKFIDTVFCRFSVQEYGKFRVMPISEAAVALAESGKIGALNLLFKRHPYSLSPFMLEILSAIPETVPAETYVQLLPGRSPPAGVAVRKDDWVECEKMVCFINTSVESHDIQIQVKTEPLVKHFLGTFWPSIDELTNWYKTRARFMDDFSGQLDNCLSFLEFALHKGLSELQQFHQDVLYLYQIIYSDDSDGETSSNMSLAKWGELSDYDKFKFMLKGVKEENVNERLRNRAIPFMHGKLHMVSLSGDISLLDSANQNIEKSFLVRWLTETALVNKLNICLVVIEEGCRNFQSTTIQIVNLERRLRLAEGHIEAGRLLAFYQVPKPLNFFVEAESDEKGVKQIIRLILSKFIRRQPSRSDSEWATMWRDMQYLREKAFPFLDLEYILVEFCRGLLKAGKFSLARNYLKGTSSVSLASEKAESLVIQAARDYFFSASSLSCSEIWNARECLNLYPNSANVKAEADIIDALTVKLPNLGVNILPMQFRQIKDPMEIVKMAITSPTGAYFHVDELIEVARLLGLRSANEIAAVEEAIAREAAVSGDLQYIYYFFLLSTCHSYPYIIRAYFIFFVYIYT
- the LOC107620310 gene encoding MAG2-interacting protein 2-like isoform X3 — its product is MDDFSGQLDNCLSFLEFALHKGLSELQQFHQDVLYLYQIIYSDDSDGETSSNMSLAKWGELSDYDKFKFMLKGVKEENVNERLRNRAIPFMHGKLHMVSLSGDISLLDSANQNIEKSFLVRWLTETALVNKLNICLVVIEEGCRNFQSNAYFKSDVEAIDCALQCIYLSTVTDRWSTMASILSKLPPLHGTTIQIVNLERRLRLAEGHIEAGRLLAFYQVPKPLNFFVEAESDEKGVKQIIRLILSKFIRRQPSRSDSEWATMWRDMQYLREKAFPFLDLEYILVEFCRGLLKAGKFSLARNYLKGTSSVSLASEKAESLVIQAARDYFFSASSLSCSEIWNARECLNLYPNSANVKAEADIIDALTVKLPNLGVNILPMQFRQIKDPMEIVKMAITSPTGAYFHVDELIEVARLLGLRSANEIAAVEEAIAREAAVSGDLQYIYYFFLLSTCHSYPYIIRAYFIFFVYIYT